In one window of Carassius carassius chromosome 38, fCarCar2.1, whole genome shotgun sequence DNA:
- the LOC132119412 gene encoding protein kinase C delta type-like, translated as MAPFLRIAFNEFQLGDLPPMTEQPFCAIKMKESLSTERGKTLVQRKPTMYPAWKSPFDAHIYEGRVIQVVLMKTAEEALSEATVGVSVIAERCKKGNGRAEFWVDLQPSGKVMMSVQFFVEDTDLDSKSSMTGKEDDGVLTINRRRGAIKQAKVHFIKNHEFTATFFKQPTFCSVCREFVWGLNKQGYKCRQCNAAIHKKCIDKIIGRCTGTATNSRDTVFQKERFKIDMPHRFKTNNYMSPTFCDHCGSLLWGMVKQGLKCEECCMNIHHKCQTKVANLCGINQKLLAEALTQVSLKSSTKRPDPPLSEIGIYQAVDKNMPVDPSAEGSQYGKLWDSRTPASPGTTIMSRVSMSNFVFHKVLGKGSFGKVMLAELKGRGEYFAIKALKKDVVLMDDDVECTMVEKRVLALAWENPFLTHLYCTFQSKEHLFFVMEYLNGGDLMFHIQDKGRFDLYRATFYAAEIICGLQYLHSKGIIYRDLKLDNVMLDSYGHIKIADFGMCKENMLGENRATTFCGTPDYIAPEILLGQKYSFSVDWWSFGVLLFEMLIGQSPFQGDDEDELFESIRMDVPHYPRWITKEAKDLLEKLFERDPTRRLGVVGNIRGHAFFKTINWPALEKREVSPPFKPKVKSPNDCSNFDREFLSEKPRLSQTDKNLIDSMDQSTFAGFSFINPKMETIMEK; from the exons ATGGCTCCGTTCCTGCGGATTGCCTTCAATGAGTTTCAACTGGGAGACCTTCCCCCTATGACAGAGCAACCATTCTGTGCCATCAAGATGAAGGAATCACTCAGCACAG AGCGGGGGAAGACACTGGTCCAGAGGAAGCCCACTATGTACCCTGCATGGAAATCCCCATTTGACGCACACATCTATGAGGGCCGTGTCATACAGGTGGTCCTGATGAAAACGGCAGAGGAGGCTTTGTCAGAGGCCACAGTTGGGGTCTCTGTCATTGCCGAGCGCTGCAAAAAAGGAAACGGTCGTGCCGAGTTTTGGGTCGACCTGCAGCCTTCTGGGAAGGTGATGATGTCTGTCCAGTTCTTCGTAGAGGATACAGACCTAG ATTCAAAGTCCTCAATGACTGGGAAAGAGGACGACGGCGTCCTCACAATAAACAGAAGGAGAGGAGCCATCAAACAGGCCAAAGTTCACTTTATCAAGAACCATGAGTTCACAGCCACCTTCTTCAAACAGCCAACATTCTGCTCGGTCTGCAGGGAGTTTGTGTg GGGTCTCAACAAGCAGGGCTACAAATGTAGGC AATGCAATGCAGCCATTCACAAGAAGTGCATTGATAAGATAATTGGGAGATGCACAGGAACAGCAACCAACAGTCGAGATACAGTG TTTCAGAAGGAGCGCTTCAAGATTGACATGCCACATCGCTTCAAGACCAATAACTACATGAGCCCGACCTTCTGTGACCACTGTGGGAGTCTGCTGTGGGGAATGGTCAAACAAGGCCTCAAGTGTGAAG AATGTTGTATGAACATTCATCATAAATGCCAGACCAAAGTTGCCAACCTCTGTGGAATCAATCAGAAGCTCCTGGCCGAGGCTTTGACTCAAGTTAGCCTG AAATCTTCCACAAAGCGTCCAGATCCCCCTCTCTCGGAAATTGGAATCTATCAAGCCGTAGATAAAAACATGCCAGTGGACCCTAGTG CGGAGGGCTCTCAGTATGGAAAACTGTGGGACAGTAGGACCCCTGCCTCTCCCGGGACCACCATCATGTCCCGCGTCTCCATGAGCAACTTTGTGTTCCACAAGGTACTAGGCAAAGGCAGCTTTGGAAAG GTGATGCTCGCTGAGCTCAAAGGAAGGGGAGAATATTTTGCTATAAAGGCCCTGAAGAAGGATGTGGTGCTTATGGACGATGACGTGGAGTGCACAATGGTGGAAAAAAGAGTGTTAGCATTAGCTTGGGAAAACCCTTTCCTCACACACCTCTACTGCACCTTTCAGTCGAAG GAGCACTTATTCTTTGTGATGGAGTATCTGAATGGAGGAGATCTGATGTTCCACATTCAGGATAAGGGCCGTTTTGATTTGTACAGAGCCAC GTTTTATGCTGCTGAAATCATCTGTGGACTACAGTACCTCCATTCTAAAGGAATTATATACAG AGATTTAAAGCTGGACAATGTGATGCTGGACAGTTATGGACATATTAAGATTGCAGACTTTGGGATGTGCAAAGAGAACATGCTTGGAGAAAACAGAGCAACCACGTTCTGTGGCACACCCGATTATATAGCTCCTGAGATCCTGCTGGGACAGAAATACAGTTTCTCTGTGGACTGGTGGTCGTTCGGCGTGCTGCTCTTCGAGATGCTGATCGGCCAGTCGCCGTTCCAGGGCGATGATGAGGATGAGCTGTTCGAGTCGATCCGCATGGATGTACCTCACTACCCACGGTGGATTACCAAAGAGGCCAAAGACCTGCTAGAGAAA TTATTTGAGCGGGATCCAACTCGACGGCTTGGTGTTGTGGGAAATATCCGCGGACATGCCTTCTTCAAGACAATTAATTGGCCTGCTCTGGAGAAACGAGAGGTGTCACCCCCATTCAAGCCAAAAGTG AAATCCCCCAATGACTGTAGCAACTTTGACCGGGAGTTCCTCAGTGAGAAGCCCCGTCTCTCTCAAACTGACAAGAACCTGATAGACTCTATGGATCAGTCTACTTTTGCTGGTTTCTCTTTCATTAACCCCAAAATGGAGACCattatggaaaaataa